The genomic stretch GCAGTACAGAGTGACTCCTGGCCCCCAGGTATCCTGACTTGATCCCTACTGGGCATTCAGCTCACCTCCGTCATATCACACAGACATCTCCActggagaaagagaggaggggcaGTGACTTCTTTGTGCTGAAAACGTTTAGGATCTCCCCCTCACAACTCCCCAACGCAGCACTGGCAGCTCCGGTAGTCACGCCGGGCCCCAGTCCTGTCTTTACACACAGCTTTCCTGGCGGTCCTGAAGTTGGCTGGTAccctgcccccagggcccagcacttACTCCCACGCCTTTACCTTGCTCAGGACACAGACAGGTGGCTCCTCCATGTGCAAGGTGGTAAGGTAGAGGGAGGTGAGCACATCCTGGCACGCTTTCCAGAATCCATACAAGCTAAGCTGACGGAGAAAGCTCTTTAGGCAGTCTGTCTCAAATACCTTGTCTGAGCCCACCCTCTCCAAAATGTTCTCAAAGAGCTCCTCATTGGTGCCTATGCAAGTGCCAACTTCCTCCCACCAGATGGACACAAAGCAGTGACTGTTGACGATGGTCCACCACTTCCTGGGAAAGGGGACAGAGAGGAGGCTGCCCTCTCCCCCAGGCAGGGCAGCACACTCGGTGTGTGTCCTCTTTAACAAAGGCTCTTAACTCAAAGCCTGGAAAGTGCTCTCTTCCAGCATCAGCCTGAAGCTGTGGTGGCCCGTGGGCATGAGCTGGGCCAGGGCAACCGAAAGGTCCACAGGAGGGGCACAGCTACCTGAGGCGAGGACAAGAGGCCCTGTGTTTGGAAGAAAGGGAGTGCCCCGAGGCTGGGCACCCCATCCATCATGGCAC from Cervus elaphus chromosome X, mCerEla1.1, whole genome shotgun sequence encodes the following:
- the LOC122690355 gene encoding heat shock transcription factor, Y-linked-like, producing the protein MDGVPSLGALPFFQTQGLLSSPQRTHTECAALPGGEGSLLSVPFPRKWWTIVNSHCFVSIWWEEVGTCIGTNEELFENILERVGSDKVFETDCLKSFLRQLSLYGFWKACQDVLTSLYLTTLHMEEPPVCVLSKRDSTHLLGKMKSRGGVKSASQQVEGRLVALGVRPVLSTMKPQDSL